Below is a genomic region from Frankiales bacterium.
CGTCCGGGCGGTCCTGCCGCACGCGTCCGCGCCCCGACGTGTCGCCGCCGTACCCGCCGGCGGCGTCAGCGCGCCGGGACCACCGCCCCGGGACGGACGAGGTACATGAGGAACCGTCCGCCCGCGCCGATACCGACGACGGCGGTCGCGGTGAGGTAGTCGCGCTCGGGGGCGACGGTGTCGAACGCGGCCCACGTCTCGGACGTCTCGAGCCGCGCGGCGAGGGTCTGGAGCGGCAGAGGCATCTCGAAGTTCTCCGACAGCGTCAGCCGCAGCGCGCCCCCCGAGCTCGTCGACAGCGGGCCGGCGGAGCGGGTGGTGAGCTCCCAGCGTCCCGAGACGGTGATGGAGCCGCCCCGGCGCTGCCACACGAGGGTCAGGCGGTGCCCGTCGTCGAAGCGCAGCACCGCGCTCGGCGTGCTCCCCGGGTCCCCGGGCAGGCGGGCGAGCGACGGCGCGACGGTCCCGCCGAGCGCGACCACCCACACCGAGCCCACGAGGCCGTCGGGCACCGGCCCGGCGAGCGGATCGCGTGCCACGGACGGCGACGGCGCGGGACCGACAGCCGGCGCGGAGTCCGGCGCGCGCAGGAGCTGGGCGCCCAGGGCCAGGCACACCACGAGGCCGACCGTGCCCGCGAGCGCCCCGACCGCGCGCGAGCGGCGGGCGCGCCGGCGGCCGAGCTCCCGGACCTCCGCGGCCGGCGGTCCCGGCTCGCGGACGACCGGCACGGCGGCCTCGAGCAGCTCACGGGTGGAGGACATCGGGCACCTCGATTCGCGCGACGGCGGGCACGGCGGTCGGTCGCGCCCTCGACGGGTCGGTTGCGGACGGGGGGACCGGCGCGGGTGCGCCGGGCGCCGGCCGAGGCGGCGGGTCGGGCGGTTCGGCCAGGAGCCGGGCGAGTGCCGTGCGGGCCCGCGCGAGCCGGGACTTCACCGTGCCGCGCGGCACGCGCAGCGACGCCGCGATCTCCTCGACGCCGAGGTCGCACAGCTCGTGCAGCACCAGCACGGCGCGGTGCTCGGGCGACAGGGCGGCCAACGCCTGCCGCACCGCGACGACCTCCGCCGTGCCCACGGGGGCCACGACGTCGTCCACCGCGACCCGCGGTGCGGCGCGCCGGGCCGTCACGAGCCGGCGCCAGTGGCTCACGCACCGCCGGTAGGCCACGGTGCGCACCCAGCTCTCCGGGTCGTCGTACTCGGCGATGCGGTCCCACTGCTGCCAGGCGCGGATGTAGGCGTCCTGGAGCGCGTCCGCCGCCTGCTCGCGGTCGAGCGTCACGAGCGTGAGCTGCTGGAGCAGCCGGGGGCGCGTCCGCGCGTAGAAGGAGTCGAACTCGAGCTCGGCTCTCATGGCGCCTCCCCTCACCCGCAGACACGCGGTGGGCGGCAGTCCGGTTCCCTCGCGGCGCCAGTGTGCTCCCGGGCGCGGCGGCGCGACGGGGGATCGACCGGCGACGGGCGCAGCGAGAGGCGGGCATCCTCCCGGGACGTCCGCCTCTCGCCGCACATCGTAGGCGAGCGTGCCCCGCCGTGGGCGGGCGGGCTCACGTGAGCCGGCGGCCGCCACGGGTGGTGCGGAACCCGCCGGCCACCCGCTGCCGCTCGCGCGGCAACCCACCCCGTGGCATCCGTAACATCAGGAACGAGGCCGTTGCCTGCTCCTGCGAGGAGGGGACGCCGTGACCGCGTCAGGGTCGGAGGACCGCATCCGGGTCTTCCTCGTGGATCCCTGCGAGGTGGTGCGCCGTGGGCTGACGTGCCTGCTGGACGCCGAGCCGGATCTCGTGGTGTGCGGTGAGGCGTCGCGTGCGGCAGACGCTCTGCGCCTGGTGCCCGCCGCGCGACCGGACGTGGTGATCCTCGACATCCGCCTCCCCGACGTCTCGGGGGTCGAGCTGTGCCGCGAGATGCAGGCGCGGCACCCGCAGGTCGCCCTGGTGGTCCTCACGGGGGAGGACGACCAGGACTCCGTGGTGGATGCGATCGAGGCGGGTGCGGCCGGCTTCCTGCTGAAGCAGGTGCGCGGCGCGACCATCGTCGACGCCGTGCGCAGGGGCGCTGCCGGGGAGTCCACCCTCGACCCCGCGGTGACCCGGCGGGTGCTCGACCAGGTGCGCCACGCCTCCTCGACGACGGAGGTCGACCAGCTCACGGCCCAGGAGCAGCGGATCCTGCACCTGATCGGGGAGGGCATGACCAACCGGGAGATCGCCGACTCGTTGTTCCTGGCCGAGAAGACGGTGAAGAACTACGTGTCGTCGATCTTCGCGAAGCTGGGGCTGCACCGGCGCACGCAGGCCGCGGTGTTCGCCGTCAGGCACCCTGACTGAGCTGGTCGGGCGCTCGGTGCGACGCCGGCTCCCACGGCTCCCGGCGTTGCTCGATGAGCAGGCGCGCCAGCTGCTCGGCCCGGACGGGGAGCTCGTCCGGTGTCGGGTTGCCGACGCGGGCCAGGTGGACGGCCCGCGAGACGCACCGCAGCACACCACCCGCCGGCATGTCGCGGTACTCGCGCGCCAGTCGCTCCGCGAGCGCGAGCAGCTCCTCCCGCCGCTCGTCCGCGCGGCGCGAGGCCGCCACCAGGGATGCCGCCATGCATCGCCTCCGTCCATCGCGAGGTCGGACGACCAGCGTGGGATGCCGGGGGCGCGGCGGGCAGGGCCATAGGTCCCGTGTCGGGCAGGCCCCATGGGGTCGTTCCCTGGTCCGCGCCGGCGGTCGCGCCCGGGTGCCGCTCCCACCGTGTGGGCTGCTCGGTCGTTCTGACCAAGAACAGTTCTGGGTCAGATATATCCTGCGGGCATGAGCCCTGCCTCCGGCCGCTCGGTCGGCGACGCGACGACGCTCGCCGGTCTCGTGACCCGGCTGCGGCGCGCCTTGCGCTCCGGCGTCCGCAGCGAGATCCCGTGGGAGCGGCTGCCCATGGCACAGGTGGAGCTGC
It encodes:
- a CDS encoding sigma-70 family RNA polymerase sigma factor; protein product: MRAELEFDSFYARTRPRLLQQLTLVTLDREQAADALQDAYIRAWQQWDRIAEYDDPESWVRTVAYRRCVSHWRRLVTARRAAPRVAVDDVVAPVGTAEVVAVRQALAALSPEHRAVLVLHELCDLGVEEIAASLRVPRGTVKSRLARARTALARLLAEPPDPPPRPAPGAPAPVPPSATDPSRARPTAVPAVARIEVPDVLHP
- a CDS encoding response regulator encodes the protein MTASGSEDRIRVFLVDPCEVVRRGLTCLLDAEPDLVVCGEASRAADALRLVPAARPDVVILDIRLPDVSGVELCREMQARHPQVALVVLTGEDDQDSVVDAIEAGAAGFLLKQVRGATIVDAVRRGAAGESTLDPAVTRRVLDQVRHASSTTEVDQLTAQEQRILHLIGEGMTNREIADSLFLAEKTVKNYVSSIFAKLGLHRRTQAAVFAVRHPD